A portion of the Saimiri boliviensis isolate mSaiBol1 chromosome 1, mSaiBol1.pri, whole genome shotgun sequence genome contains these proteins:
- the CENPN gene encoding centromere protein N isoform X1, which yields MDETVAEFIKRTILKIRMNELLTILKAWDFLPENQLQTINFRQRKESLVQHLVRLCEEKHASLNDAALLDIIYTQFHQHQKIWDVFQMSKEPGEDVDLFDMKQFKNSFKKILQRALKNVTVSFRETEENAVWIRIAWGTQYTKPNQYKPTYVVYYSQTPYAFTSSSRLRCNAPLLGQALTVASKHHQIVKMDLRSRYLESLKAIVFKQYNQTFETHNSTTPLQERNLGLDINMDSRIIHENIAEKERVQQITQKTFGDYPQPQLEFAQYKLETKFKSDLNGSILAEREEPLRCLIKFSSPHLLEALKSLAPAGIADAPLSPLLTCIPNKRMNYFKIRDK from the exons ATGGATGAGACTGTTGCTGAGTTCATCAAGAGGACCATCTTGAAAATCCGCATGAATGAACTGCTAACAATCCTAAAAGCCTGGGACTTTTTGCCTGAAAATCAACTGCAGACTATAAATTTCCGGCAGAGAAAGGAATCTTTAGTTCAGCACTTGGTTCGGCTGTGTGAG gaaaaGCATGCAAGTCTCAATGATGCTGCCCTGTTAGACATCATTT atactcaatttcatcaacaccagaaaATCTGGGATGTTTTTCAGATGAGTAAAGAACCAg GTGAAGATGTTGACCTTTTTGATATGAAACAATTCAaaaattcatttaagaaaattCTTCAGAGAGCATTAAAGAAT gtgaCAGTCAGCTTCAGAGAAACTGAGGAGAATGCAGTCTGGATTCGAATTGCCTGGGGAACACAGTACACAAAGCCAAACCAGTACAAACCCACCTATGTGGTATACTACTCCCAGACTCCGTACGCCTTCACGTCCTCCtccaggctgaggtgcaatgCACCACTTCTGGGTCAG GCACTGACAGTTGCTAGCAAACACCATCAGATTGTGAAAATGGACCTGAGAAGTAGATATCTGGAGTCTCTCAAGGCTATTGTTTTTAAACAGTATAATCAG acctTTGAAACTCACAACTCTACGACACCTCTACAGGAAAGAAACCTTGGACTAGATATAAATA TGGATTCAAGGATCATTCATGAAAACAtagcagaaaaagagagagtccAACAAATAACTCAAAAAACATTTGGAGATTATCCTCAACCACAACTAGAATTTGCACAATATAAG CttgaaacaaaattcaaaagtgATTTAAATGGGAGTATCTTGGCTGAGAGGGAAGAACCCCTCCGATGCCTAATAAAGTTCTCTAGCCCACATCTTCTGGAAGCATTGAAATCCTTAGCACCAGCTG gtaTTGCAGATGCACCTCTTTCTCCACTGCTCACTTGCATACCCAACAagagaatgaattattttaaaattagagataaaTAA
- the CENPN gene encoding centromere protein N isoform X3 has protein sequence MDETVAEFIKRTILKIRMNELLTILKAWDFLPENQLQTINFRQRKESLVQHLVRLCEEKHASLNDAALLDIIYTQFHQHQKIWDVFQMSKEPGEDVDLFDMKQFKNSFKKILQRALKNALTVASKHHQIVKMDLRSRYLESLKAIVFKQYNQTFETHNSTTPLQERNLGLDINMDSRIIHENIAEKERVQQITQKTFGDYPQPQLEFAQYKLETKFKSDLNGSILAEREEPLRCLIKFSSPHLLEALKSLAPAGIADAPLSPLLTCIPNKRMNYFKIRDK, from the exons ATGGATGAGACTGTTGCTGAGTTCATCAAGAGGACCATCTTGAAAATCCGCATGAATGAACTGCTAACAATCCTAAAAGCCTGGGACTTTTTGCCTGAAAATCAACTGCAGACTATAAATTTCCGGCAGAGAAAGGAATCTTTAGTTCAGCACTTGGTTCGGCTGTGTGAG gaaaaGCATGCAAGTCTCAATGATGCTGCCCTGTTAGACATCATTT atactcaatttcatcaacaccagaaaATCTGGGATGTTTTTCAGATGAGTAAAGAACCAg GTGAAGATGTTGACCTTTTTGATATGAAACAATTCAaaaattcatttaagaaaattCTTCAGAGAGCATTAAAGAAT GCACTGACAGTTGCTAGCAAACACCATCAGATTGTGAAAATGGACCTGAGAAGTAGATATCTGGAGTCTCTCAAGGCTATTGTTTTTAAACAGTATAATCAG acctTTGAAACTCACAACTCTACGACACCTCTACAGGAAAGAAACCTTGGACTAGATATAAATA TGGATTCAAGGATCATTCATGAAAACAtagcagaaaaagagagagtccAACAAATAACTCAAAAAACATTTGGAGATTATCCTCAACCACAACTAGAATTTGCACAATATAAG CttgaaacaaaattcaaaagtgATTTAAATGGGAGTATCTTGGCTGAGAGGGAAGAACCCCTCCGATGCCTAATAAAGTTCTCTAGCCCACATCTTCTGGAAGCATTGAAATCCTTAGCACCAGCTG gtaTTGCAGATGCACCTCTTTCTCCACTGCTCACTTGCATACCCAACAagagaatgaattattttaaaattagagataaaTAA
- the CENPN gene encoding centromere protein N isoform X2: MDETVAEFIKRTILKIRMNELLTILKAWDFLPENQLQTINFRQRKESLVQHLVRLCEEKHASLNDAALLDIIYTQFHQHQKIWDVFQMSKEPGEDVDLFDMKQFKNSFKKILQRALKNVTVSFRETEENAVWIRIAWGTQYTKPNQYKPTYVVYYSQTPYAFTSSSRLRCNAPLLGQTFETHNSTTPLQERNLGLDINMDSRIIHENIAEKERVQQITQKTFGDYPQPQLEFAQYKLETKFKSDLNGSILAEREEPLRCLIKFSSPHLLEALKSLAPAGIADAPLSPLLTCIPNKRMNYFKIRDK, encoded by the exons ATGGATGAGACTGTTGCTGAGTTCATCAAGAGGACCATCTTGAAAATCCGCATGAATGAACTGCTAACAATCCTAAAAGCCTGGGACTTTTTGCCTGAAAATCAACTGCAGACTATAAATTTCCGGCAGAGAAAGGAATCTTTAGTTCAGCACTTGGTTCGGCTGTGTGAG gaaaaGCATGCAAGTCTCAATGATGCTGCCCTGTTAGACATCATTT atactcaatttcatcaacaccagaaaATCTGGGATGTTTTTCAGATGAGTAAAGAACCAg GTGAAGATGTTGACCTTTTTGATATGAAACAATTCAaaaattcatttaagaaaattCTTCAGAGAGCATTAAAGAAT gtgaCAGTCAGCTTCAGAGAAACTGAGGAGAATGCAGTCTGGATTCGAATTGCCTGGGGAACACAGTACACAAAGCCAAACCAGTACAAACCCACCTATGTGGTATACTACTCCCAGACTCCGTACGCCTTCACGTCCTCCtccaggctgaggtgcaatgCACCACTTCTGGGTCAG acctTTGAAACTCACAACTCTACGACACCTCTACAGGAAAGAAACCTTGGACTAGATATAAATA TGGATTCAAGGATCATTCATGAAAACAtagcagaaaaagagagagtccAACAAATAACTCAAAAAACATTTGGAGATTATCCTCAACCACAACTAGAATTTGCACAATATAAG CttgaaacaaaattcaaaagtgATTTAAATGGGAGTATCTTGGCTGAGAGGGAAGAACCCCTCCGATGCCTAATAAAGTTCTCTAGCCCACATCTTCTGGAAGCATTGAAATCCTTAGCACCAGCTG gtaTTGCAGATGCACCTCTTTCTCCACTGCTCACTTGCATACCCAACAagagaatgaattattttaaaattagagataaaTAA